GAGGACGTCGACTCACCCTGAAGGGAAACTGCCTGACCATGGCGGACGGTTCGCAGACAGACGCAACAACCGGTCGATCCCCGGAGAGGCGCGAGAGAGACCTCTACCGCCCGACTCTGGGGCTCATCATGATCGTCAAGAACGAGGCGGAGAACCTGCCGGAGCTGCTCGGACCGCTCCAGGGCAAGTTCGACCAGATCGTGATCGTGGATACCGGCAGCGATGACGGGACGCCGGAGATCGCCCAGCGCTACGGAGCCGAGGTCCACCATTTCCCGTGGATCAACGACTTCTCCGCCGCGCGCAACGAGTCCATCCGGCATGCCCGCACCGACTGGATGCTCTGGCTGGACGGCGACGACCGAGTGGCTCCCTCCGAGATCGACCTGATCCGCAAGATCATCGTGCGGTATCCCAAGCGGGATGCCGCGTTCTTCTGCCATCTGCGGAGCTACGGGGCGTCGTGGCAAGGCGATCAGAACCTGCTGCAGATCCGCCTGCTGCCGAACCGGCCGGGCATCGCGTTCGAAGGAGCTGTCCACGAGCGAGTCGCAGACAGCGTGGTCAATCTGGGCGCGCGTCTGGAGCACTCGCCGGTCGAAATCATCCACACGGGCTACATGGATTCCTCCGTGATGCCCGCGAAGTTCGAGCGCAATCTCGAACTCCTCAACAAGATGCTCGAAGCGGACCCGTCCGATGTCAGCGCGCGGTTCCAACTCGTCATGCAGTTCGTGCCGATGGGACGGATCGACGAAGCCCGCGAGCAGGTGGACCTGCTCGCCAAGGTCATCGACGACGGCGGACTGATCCAGTCCGACTCCTTCTACCGATATCTGCTCCTTCGGGGGATCGTCTACTCCTACGCGGACGACTCGGCGGAGGCGAAACGCTGCTACGAGCGCATCGTCGAAGTCCATCCCACGCTCGGCGTCGGGCACCTCCTGTTGGCGCGGTCCTATTACGACCTGAAGGACTGGGAGAAGGTTCACGACCATCTGATCAAGGCGGAGTACCACGGCATCGTCCTCGACGCGATCCCCATCCCGATGACGCAGGCGCATTTCGACATGGCGTCCATGCGAGCCGCCTACTACCAACACAAGGGACAGTGGGTTCTCGCGGCTCAGGAGCTCCGCAAGGCGCTCAACATCAACAGCGAGTACCTCGAGTACTACGTCGCCATGGGGAACGCCTACCTGTCGGCGGACGACCCTCAACGGGCGCTCGCGTCCTTCGAGCTGGGGCTGGATGTCTTCGAGCAGGTGGTGGCGAGACTGCGGGAACGCAGGCAGACCACGGCGTCCGAGGACAACCGGGGTGGAACCGGCGCCGAGATGTCGGAGGCGGAGCGCGCCCGCACGCAAGCCAAGTTCTACGACGGCATCGCATTGAGCCAGATGCGACTGAGGAAGATGCTCGCCGCGAAGGAGACCCTCGACCGGGGTCTGGAGGCGATTCCCGACGCGGTGAGTCTGACTCTGCGGACGGTGGAATGGATGTTGCGTATGAAGCGGAAGGACGGCGCCGCTCGCTGGGCGGAGAAGGCTCTGGCGCTGGACCCTGAATCCGTTCCGGTGGCAGAAGCCGCCGCGAACCTGTTCATCCTGCACGGGGGTCCCGGCGAGGCGCTCCCGTGGCTTCGGCGCCTTTGGCGCGATCACTCGGGCAAGTGGGACGCGGGTCTGATCGCGGTGCTGACGGCGCTCCAGACGAATCAGTGGGCTGCGGCTCGGGAGTCGTTCGGCGAGCTGCGCGAACGGCTGCAGGAGATCGGCGTTCGCGGTTCGTCCGATTGGGACGCCGAGCTGAGGGCGGATCATCCGATGCTGGACTGCTTCATGGACGCAGCGTTCTGGTCTTCGCAGCAGGAAGAAGATTCCGGGTCCGCGTCGGAACGGGAAAAAGATTCATCTGGGAACGCCCAGATGAACGCCCA
Above is a window of Candidatus Poribacteria bacterium DNA encoding:
- a CDS encoding glycosyltransferase, encoding MAHIGRRGGRRLTLKGNCLTMADGSQTDATTGRSPERRERDLYRPTLGLIMIVKNEAENLPELLGPLQGKFDQIVIVDTGSDDGTPEIAQRYGAEVHHFPWINDFSAARNESIRHARTDWMLWLDGDDRVAPSEIDLIRKIIVRYPKRDAAFFCHLRSYGASWQGDQNLLQIRLLPNRPGIAFEGAVHERVADSVVNLGARLEHSPVEIIHTGYMDSSVMPAKFERNLELLNKMLEADPSDVSARFQLVMQFVPMGRIDEAREQVDLLAKVIDDGGLIQSDSFYRYLLLRGIVYSYADDSAEAKRCYERIVEVHPTLGVGHLLLARSYYDLKDWEKVHDHLIKAEYHGIVLDAIPIPMTQAHFDMASMRAAYYQHKGQWVLAAQELRKALNINSEYLEYYVAMGNAYLSADDPQRALASFELGLDVFEQVVARLRERRQTTASEDNRGGTGAEMSEAERARTQAKFYDGIALSQMRLRKMLAAKETLDRGLEAIPDAVSLTLRTVEWMLRMKRKDGAARWAEKALALDPESVPVAEAAANLFILHGGPGEALPWLRRLWRDHSGKWDAGLIAVLTALQTNQWAAARESFGELRERLQEIGVRGSSDWDAELRADHPMLDCFMDAAFWSSQQEEDSGSASEREKDSSGNAQMNAQKVGSGKLGAIAQAIRGVLTQAAPVLSQTAPR